The following proteins are co-located in the Microcystis wesenbergii NRERC-220 genome:
- the tnpA gene encoding IS200/IS605 family transposase, with protein sequence MSSQLRRERNSVSDLKIHLVCVTKYRRKVFTGKSLTLVENSFREVAEKMNFQILEFNGESDHIHALIEYPPKLSISVMVNSLKGVSSRRYGQAGYPKPYGKDALWSPSYFVSSVGGAPLEVLKCYIKNQEKPS encoded by the coding sequence ATGTCAAGTCAGTTGCGAAGAGAAAGAAACTCTGTTTCCGATCTAAAGATACACTTGGTCTGTGTGACAAAATACAGAAGAAAGGTTTTTACTGGTAAAAGCCTGACTTTGGTTGAAAACTCTTTTAGGGAAGTTGCGGAAAAAATGAATTTTCAGATATTGGAATTTAACGGGGAGTCTGATCACATACACGCATTAATTGAATACCCGCCGAAACTATCTATTTCTGTAATGGTCAATTCTTTAAAAGGAGTCTCTAGTCGTAGGTATGGACAAGCTGGATATCCTAAGCCATACGGGAAAGACGCTCTTTGGTCGCCCAGTTATTTCGTCTCTTCTGTAGGAGGTGCGCCTCTGGAAGTTCTTAAGTGCTACATCAAAAATCAGGAAAAGCCGTCGTAA
- a CDS encoding class I SAM-dependent methyltransferase: MKYNLDQDRARRDRELFDAIALKYAKKDIYPPSRRARALRFVQTLNKIHLNNQSDILEVGCGAGFTAEYLRGRYGTYTGLDYSQELILSAQQRNRFSNASFQTADFFDYQTDHLYDVIFMIGVLHHMSDLPAALEKCLYLLKPGGFLVVNEPQDANPLFQYLRQVRTKMDKSYSAEQEQLDEAQLLKLFRSSGFVKTLSYPQGFFSTPFAEVMLSPQWLMNPISQAACLVDQVLEKYLSGIMSKIAWNIVVCGQKPF; the protein is encoded by the coding sequence GTGAAATATAATCTAGACCAGGACAGAGCGCGGAGAGACCGAGAGTTATTCGATGCTATTGCCCTCAAATACGCAAAAAAGGATATTTATCCACCTTCAAGGAGAGCGCGGGCTTTAAGATTTGTCCAAACCCTTAACAAAATACACCTCAACAATCAGTCTGACATTTTGGAAGTGGGGTGCGGTGCTGGCTTTACTGCTGAGTATCTGCGTGGACGCTACGGAACCTATACGGGACTTGATTATTCTCAAGAATTAATCTTGAGTGCCCAACAACGAAATCGATTCTCCAATGCCAGCTTCCAAACAGCAGATTTTTTTGATTACCAAACAGATCATCTCTACGATGTCATTTTCATGATCGGTGTTCTCCATCATATGTCAGATTTGCCCGCCGCTCTGGAAAAATGTCTATACTTGTTAAAACCAGGTGGTTTTCTTGTCGTCAATGAACCCCAAGATGCCAATCCTCTCTTTCAATATCTTAGACAAGTTCGGACTAAGATGGACAAATCCTACTCCGCAGAACAGGAGCAGCTTGATGAAGCACAATTGTTAAAACTATTCCGCTCTTCTGGTTTTGTCAAAACTCTGTCTTATCCGCAAGGATTTTTCTCTACTCCCTTTGCAGAAGTCATGCTTTCTCCACAATGGTTGATGAATCCAATCAGTCAGGCCGCTTGTTTGGTCGATCAAGTATTGGAGAAGTATCTAAGTGGTATTATGAGCAAAATCGCTTGGAATATCGTCGTCTGCGGTCAAAAACCGTTCTAA
- the infC gene encoding translation initiation factor IF-3, which produces MIDKRRTTRDLPQINERIRFPEIRVIDSDGSQLGIITPAEALRVAEEKELDLVLVSETANPPVCRIMDYGKYKFEQEKKAREAKKKQHTADIKEVKMRYKIDEHDYNVRVNQAQRFLKAGDKVKATITFRGREIQHSNLAEELLARMAKDLEDVAEVQQAPKKEGRNMMMMLSPKK; this is translated from the coding sequence GTGATAGATAAAAGACGCACTACTCGCGATCTCCCCCAAATTAACGAAAGAATCCGCTTTCCTGAAATCCGCGTTATCGATAGCGACGGCTCTCAACTAGGCATTATTACTCCTGCCGAAGCTTTACGCGTGGCCGAAGAAAAGGAACTTGATCTCGTCCTCGTCAGTGAAACGGCAAATCCTCCCGTTTGCCGGATTATGGACTATGGTAAATACAAGTTTGAACAGGAGAAAAAAGCCCGTGAGGCCAAGAAAAAACAGCATACAGCCGATATAAAAGAAGTTAAAATGCGCTATAAAATTGATGAGCATGACTACAACGTGCGAGTCAACCAAGCGCAACGTTTTTTAAAAGCGGGAGATAAGGTAAAAGCGACGATTACCTTCCGAGGCCGGGAAATTCAACACTCTAACCTAGCGGAAGAATTACTGGCGCGCATGGCCAAAGATTTAGAGGATGTAGCTGAGGTACAGCAAGCGCCAAAAAAAGAAGGTCGTAACATGATGATGATGTTATCGCCGAAAAAATAA
- a CDS encoding IS630 family transposase produces the protein MIALGELIEENNDATLTELSELFLERTGIVLSVAPGARIAERLRMTRHKKLYTPRKKRQKEYKNLDKNTKDKIMDVDEENLISLDEAGSNLSMTRTHDRSLKGTRAQGTRPLKKGQNVSTITAITKKEVLGTANFLGAITGILFEAFIIRILVPKLWEGAVINIDNCKINFREEVNKAVAEKGAKLIYLPPYSPDFAPIENFWSKIKSILRKLKPRTYRELDEALEEAFKQVSEQDLRNWFTHCCYCT, from the coding sequence ATGATCGCCCTAGGTGAGTTAATTGAAGAAAATAATGACGCAACTCTAACCGAACTATCAGAACTGTTCCTAGAAAGAACCGGTATAGTGCTAAGTGTTGCCCCAGGGGCAAGAATAGCCGAACGATTGAGAATGACTCGCCACAAAAAACTCTACACCCCCCGGAAAAAGAGACAGAAAGAGTACAAAAACTTAGACAAGAATACAAAGGATAAAATTATGGACGTAGACGAGGAAAATCTTATCTCGCTTGACGAAGCTGGTTCAAATCTATCTATGACCAGAACCCACGATCGCTCACTTAAAGGAACTAGAGCGCAGGGGACTCGACCCCTTAAAAAAGGACAAAATGTTTCTACTATTACAGCAATTACTAAAAAAGAAGTTCTGGGTACAGCCAATTTTTTAGGAGCGATAACTGGGATTTTATTTGAAGCGTTTATTATCCGAATATTAGTTCCTAAGCTCTGGGAAGGTGCGGTAATCAATATCGATAACTGTAAAATTAATTTCAGGGAAGAGGTCAATAAAGCGGTTGCAGAAAAAGGAGCTAAACTAATTTATTTACCTCCTTACTCTCCCGATTTTGCCCCGATTGAAAATTTTTGGTCAAAAATCAAGTCAATCTTGAGAAAATTAAAACCGAGAACTTATCGAGAGCTAGATGAAGCTTTAGAAGAGGCTTTTAAGCAAGTCTCGGAACAAGACCTTCGTAATTGGTTCACACACTGTTGCTATTGTACCTAA
- a CDS encoding ISAs1 family transposase has translation MVRNTELTDIIFTLDALHYNRVTHQEIIDSNNDDLITLKVNQLNLYKPVEEVKKNSQPVSIDCEDDKSHGRDLIRLTSVFNVTHPFNSVWEHIKSYIKVERYGERGGEEYYNCAYYISSLVESDQTFARKIRGHWNIENQLHWVKDVILALHNRDMNGGNQNAMTWV, from the coding sequence ATGGTAAGAAATACAGAGCTAACAGACATAATTTTTACTCTAGATGCTTTACACTATAATCGAGTTACTCACCAAGAGATTATTGATTCTAATAATGACGATTTGATAACTCTCAAAGTTAATCAATTAAATTTATATAAACCCGTGGAGGAAGTGAAAAAAAATTCTCAGCCGGTGAGCATTGATTGTGAAGACGACAAAAGTCATGGACGAGACCTAATCAGACTAACATCAGTCTTTAATGTAACTCATCCTTTTAATAGTGTTTGGGAACACATTAAAAGTTATATTAAGGTGGAAAGGTATGGTGAAAGAGGGGGAGAAGAGTATTATAATTGTGCCTATTACATTAGTAGTTTGGTAGAAAGTGATCAGACTTTTGCTCGAAAAATCCGAGGTCATTGGAACATAGAAAATCAGTTGCACTGGGTAAAAGACGTAATTTTGGCGTTGCATAATAGAGATATGAATGGAGGAAATCAAAATGCAATGACCTGGGTGTAA
- the grpE gene encoding nucleotide exchange factor GrpE codes for MSAEPNNSAIFDENQEYSRNSPEFLATESEASVTDEAETVTDETADSEEFPLLGAMTIDFLQEEIDTLKQQLEEQTQQVDAYKKRYISLAAEFDNFRKRTGKEKEELETKIKGKTLMEILGVVDNFERARTQIKPANDGEMGIHKSYQGVYKTLVESLKRLGVSPMRPEGQSFDPTYHEAMMREYTDEHPEGTVIEQLVRGYTLGEQVLRHALVKVAAPKEADPNAEQSEAAAISLEESV; via the coding sequence ATGAGTGCAGAACCAAATAACTCAGCAATTTTCGACGAAAACCAAGAATATTCTCGTAATTCCCCCGAATTCCTGGCAACCGAATCAGAAGCGAGTGTCACCGATGAGGCCGAAACGGTGACGGACGAAACCGCTGACAGCGAGGAATTTCCTCTTCTGGGCGCCATGACTATCGATTTTCTACAAGAGGAAATCGACACTCTCAAGCAGCAGTTAGAGGAGCAAACCCAACAGGTTGATGCCTATAAGAAACGCTATATCAGTCTAGCGGCCGAGTTCGACAATTTTCGCAAACGCACAGGCAAAGAAAAAGAGGAACTGGAAACCAAAATCAAGGGCAAAACCCTGATGGAAATTCTTGGGGTGGTGGATAATTTTGAGCGCGCCCGTACTCAAATTAAACCAGCTAACGATGGCGAGATGGGTATTCACAAGAGTTACCAAGGGGTCTATAAAACCTTAGTAGAGAGTCTCAAGCGTTTAGGTGTTTCCCCCATGCGTCCGGAAGGTCAATCCTTTGACCCCACCTACCACGAAGCGATGATGCGGGAGTACACCGATGAACATCCCGAAGGCACGGTGATCGAGCAGTTAGTGCGAGGATACACTCTCGGAGAACAGGTTTTGCGTCATGCTTTGGTAAAAGTGGCTGCCCCCAAAGAGGCGGATCCTAACGCCGAACAGTCAGAAGCGGCTGCCATTTCATTAGAGGAATCGGTCTAA
- a CDS encoding HAD-IA family hydrolase, whose protein sequence is MQKPQVIFLDAVGTIFGVKGSVGAIYSQIAADFGVEVAAERLEQSFSAIFPTSPPLAFPKVEPAQIPELEYRWWRSLTGAVFNNLGYLERFPDFEAFFGELYHHFATAEPWLLYEDVIPALRLWQIQGIELGIISNFDSRIYQVLAELGLEYFFRSITISSQAGVAKPDPEIFQIALEKHDCPPAQAWHIGDSKKEDYQGAKALGIEAFLIKRSIGLAE, encoded by the coding sequence ATGCAGAAACCGCAAGTTATTTTTCTCGATGCTGTGGGGACCATTTTTGGAGTAAAAGGCAGTGTCGGAGCAATTTATAGTCAAATAGCGGCGGATTTTGGGGTAGAAGTGGCGGCCGAGAGACTAGAACAATCTTTCTCCGCTATTTTCCCCACTTCTCCCCCCCTGGCTTTTCCTAAGGTTGAACCGGCACAAATTCCCGAGTTAGAGTATCGCTGGTGGCGATCGCTGACTGGGGCAGTTTTTAATAATTTAGGTTATCTGGAAAGATTTCCCGATTTTGAGGCTTTTTTTGGCGAACTTTATCATCATTTTGCCACGGCCGAGCCTTGGTTGCTGTACGAGGATGTCATTCCCGCTTTAAGACTCTGGCAGATTCAGGGGATCGAGTTGGGCATTATTTCTAATTTTGATAGTCGTATCTATCAAGTTTTGGCCGAATTAGGCTTAGAATATTTTTTTCGATCGATCACAATTTCTTCCCAGGCAGGAGTCGCTAAACCCGATCCGGAAATTTTTCAAATCGCCCTAGAAAAACATGATTGTCCCCCCGCACAAGCTTGGCATATTGGCGATAGTAAAAAAGAGGACTACCAAGGGGCAAAAGCCTTGGGTATAGAAGCATTTTTAATTAAAAGATCCATAGGGTTGGCTGAATAA